A region from the Methanomassiliicoccales archaeon genome encodes:
- a CDS encoding CBS domain-containing protein: protein MVLLVRDFMTRKKEVVSSNDSVISAIELMVENDVGSVVVVDDDRVVGIFTERDLLRRYLQGQSKLLYMTVAEVMSTPVITIKPDDKLSDAFKIMGERNIRHLPVVDDDGGLVGYLTWKDMFKFVSQRLGSDELE from the coding sequence ATGGTACTCCTCGTCAGAGATTTCATGACGCGCAAAAAGGAAGTCGTCTCAAGTAACGATTCAGTTATCAGCGCGATCGAGCTGATGGTTGAGAATGATGTAGGAAGCGTGGTCGTTGTCGATGATGATAGAGTCGTCGGTATCTTCACTGAAAGAGACCTTCTGCGTAGGTACCTTCAGGGCCAGTCAAAGCTTCTCTACATGACTGTGGCAGAGGTGATGAGCACTCCTGTAATCACTATCAAACCAGATGACAAACTTTCCGATGCTTTCAAAATTATGGGTGAAAGGAATATTAGACATTTGCCAGTAGTCGATGATGATGGAGGGCTCGTTGGTTATTTAACGTGGAAGGACATGTTCAAGTTCGTATCGCAGCGATTGGGATCTGATGAACTCGAGTAA
- a CDS encoding response regulator: MGGIHRVLVAEDDEAVLEIMKLMLSSHYEVKTAPNGKIAIDVYIDWKPDVVLMDILMPILDGISATRTILKMDPKAKIIGVTAYATQRGKEMLEAGALEVITKPFSSKYLIERIKNHLADDEREG, translated from the coding sequence ATGGGTGGGATCCATAGAGTCCTCGTTGCAGAAGATGATGAAGCAGTTCTTGAGATCATGAAATTGATGCTCTCATCCCATTATGAAGTTAAAACTGCACCCAATGGCAAAATCGCAATTGATGTCTACATTGATTGGAAACCTGATGTTGTTCTCATGGACATTCTCATGCCGATCCTCGATGGCATCTCAGCAACACGGACGATCTTGAAAATGGACCCCAAAGCAAAAATAATAGGAGTTACCGCATATGCAACACAAAGAGGGAAGGAGATGCTTGAAGCTGGCGCTCTCGAAGTCATAACTAAACCGTTTTCCTCAAAATATTTAATTGAAAGAATAAAAAATCATCTAGCAGACGATGAAAGGGAAGGGTGA